In Lathyrus oleraceus cultivar Zhongwan6 chromosome 2, CAAS_Psat_ZW6_1.0, whole genome shotgun sequence, the DNA window TATAACCGAATTATACTTTGTTTTGATTGGGATCTACCACTCTTATTGATTAATCAAAACTTCACTAAATATAACCTTAATAAGGCCAAGCCATGCTGAATGTTGGATCTTAATCTGCTTCCCACTGCCTTTCTTTATTGTTGGCATACTATTATTTGCCACAATCATTATAATTATGacaaaaatcaattaaatcacATGAAAATCCATACATAGTTGTTTCGGTTTTCTTATATATTATGGCTTTTTTATTCGTTAAGATACATAGAGTGTCTTTTCCTAAACAACTAATAAAATACTATTGAAATAGTAATGACAAACAAATACCAATAATGTCTGTTTAATTATCATAAATCGGATATATATTATATACTCACCTAATAAAATATGAGCATATACATCCATAGGGGAGCCAATTTAAAGACAACATCAAAATTTGTTGATTATAAATTATAATTGCATTAAGCATTGAAAAATCTGTTAACATGAAACAAAACCATAATATTATTACTAAACAATATTTGAAATCTCTAATTGGACTCACATTTCGAACTTCACATGCTATGTCTGAAAACAAAATATTCAAATTGTCATTTAGTTCTATCATTTCATGTGCATAAAATAGAGAAATAGTTGAATAAAATCATTTTTACAACAAACATAATCCTAAGTAGACCCCAAGAATGTACATGCACATTCACATAAACACACAGTATAGTCAAAGTAATGGGTCGATTATGTGGCCCTATGAACAAGTAATACCAAAAAGCAAAAGTTTAATTTTTTTCTGCACATTTTTCGTTGTGAAGAAGCATATAGCTCGTGGATGCAGTTTATTGAGACTAGAAGCAATGTAAAAGAACAATTCAGAATGGGGCACATAACTTCTCCTATTCCATTATATATAAAAAAACATGTCATGTGTGTGTGCTTATTGTTATAACCTATGGTTCACTTCACCCACATGATCATGTTCAAAAGTAGTCCAAAAGGAATTAAagttttttcttttcttttgattgtataaataaataaatgatacAGTTTTGTATATAATGTGTTTTGAACGCGTCTTTAAAATGAATCACTAAAGCAAGTTGCTTGCATCAAAAGTCATAAATTAATACTAATTGACGTTGAATTTAATAGAAAAAATTACTATTTGACCATTTACGATTGGAAGAGAGTTAAAATTATTTGATATTAGAATTGATTTTAGAATCAGATTAATGGGTCTAATAAATCGGAGTGGTAAAAAAAATCAGAAGTGGAATTTTATTTCTATAGTTTAATACATATGCTAGTTAATCaaaattaatttcatttttgtACATCATAGAAAGTAGGGATAATTTATTTATCTAAGTTTCATAAGAAGTAGAAGCATATAATACCAAACTTAAAACAGTAAAAGAAGGAAAACCCTCCTTTTGTAGATGGGCCAGACAAAAGACACACTTTTCAATGGTTCAAGTTTCCACAATCTGACACCTTGGCATGTAGTAAAGGGTTTCATAGATCCTCTTATTAGAAAAAAAAATAGTACTATAGTAACAAAAACtaaataaatcaatggaaacACATATCACAGATATTGATTGATCTCGACGGTTTGATCTAAATTGATGGTGAAGATGATTTAGTATTAATTTAGTGGAGGTGTAATATAAGTATAATCTATGAGGTTTGATCTCGAATCAATAGTAAAAAATGTGTAATTCCATTTGATGAAAATGTAATTTAAGAAATTTGATTTCGAATTAATGGTCAAAATGTGTAACCGCATCAGATGAATTTATGTTTTATCTAGAATCAATGGTCAAATTTAAATACATTGTATAAGTGTATCATTATAGGTTTgaattaaaattctaaaaattcatTATAGCATTGATGACCATATGTTgcttttattattattatttttttctgACTTTGATATGTAAATTATATAACataaagaaaaatatttataaaatagAAATAACAACCTTTGCTTCAATAATACATATAATAATCTCACATATGTAGAAATTCACAAAAGAGAGACCAAAAATTGTCATTTCTCTTTATGAATATTTTCTacagtatatatatatatatatataatcttaaTTTCGTCACAGTCAGTAATAATAGCTTCAAGAACTATCACTCTATGAAAGCAAATATGaatttatgaagaaaaaaaagaatatgAATAATTTTGTCTTGAATTTCTCTTAGTAGAAGCTCCACAAGTTAATGTCACCTTCTTCATACCAGTCATCAACAAGTACTTGAGTAGAATCGATATCAAACAAAGAACCATTTAGCATTTGATCAAAATGTTGTGGAGATTCTAACCCATCAAAACCATACCAACAATCCATCATATTCATAGCCATTGATTCACTTGTTGCTTGATGATCATTCGTGTAGGCCCCAAAAGATGAAAAAAGTGAAACATCATCATCAATTTGATCAGAAGGAGAACATGACATTGATGGAGATGAAACCAATGAAGATGGTGAAATTGGATTAGGTGGAGATGTTGGGGAGGTGCTAATAACAATTTCATTGTTTTTACTATCAACACCACCACAAGCAGCTGTCGCCGCTGCAGATGCAGCATCTGCAGCCGCCGCAGCTGCAGCTACTCTTTGGATTGATTTAGGTGACATAGCAATGTTGTCTTGAGGAATGAAATGTGAAGAGTTCTCTAAAGGGAAATTAAGATTTGAAGCTGATGAACCTTTAAGACATAAAAGTGCTGCATCATAGGCTCTAGCTGCAGCTTCAGCGGTTGAATAAGAACCTAACCATATTCTTGTTTTCTGATTTGGTGCTCTAATTTCTGATACCCAAGAACCCCAACTCCTCATTCTAACTCCTTTGTACTTTTTCTTCATCTCATTTGATGCATTTGttgatgttgatgaagatgatgatgttaATGTTTTTTGTTGCATTGGTTTTGATTTTTCTTTGTTGATCTTGTTGATCTCTGTCTTAACCATGATGCAAAAATGTTTGTTTGATGAAAAGGGTGTTTTGTTGGTGTTTTGAAAGTGGAGAGTGATGAATGATGTAGATTGGTACTGAAATTGGGGAAGTAGAGAAGGTGTATTTATAGATTGAGACTTTTTTATTTTAAGATATGAAATAAAAAATCTGATATAGTCAAAATATGTGATGGTTGCCAGATGGATTATAGTTCATCTGAATTTAATGAGTATAGAACCATAATCTTTTCTTTGTCCATTATCATAAGGAAGCTTCCTTCTATATACTTTTATATGATatgatatataaatatattatagaataataaaaatatatttttggttCTTCTAAAATTATTAAGTTTAGTTTTTGTTGTCTCCATAAGAAAATTgtattttttaattattaaaagTTAAATTATGTTTTAGAAAATAGTATTTTACAAAATCATAAAATCtttctataaaaaaaattaaaattctTTATTATAATGCATTAATTATAAGTCTTTTATAAACTGagaattaaatttttttaatacTCATGAGTTTTTGGCTGAATATTTATACCTTTTAGTATAAATAAATTTAaagttttaatttattttaaaataaaataatattaaaatatgaatatcattgttttattGAACAAACATATATAAGTATTCAATTAAATTTAGAATGTTCACCTGAAAAAAAAAACTAAACCTAAAATAAATTTTATAGTTTGTTATTCGTACAAGATTTGTTTTTATAATGTTTTAAATATGTTTATATAAAATTATTCAAAAATATACATGAAGTcaatatataaataaaaaatgtTTGCAAACTAATTTTATTGTAAAAAACGCCTTTtagaaagaaaaaatatatataataatttaTAGAGATGAAAAGCATATTAATGGTAAAAAAAAATGATCTACAATTTATTATATACAAAGAACATCAGCACAAAACAAACAGAACTTCATCAACTACATTgtatttaatattttttaaaattttccTTCATTTGGGGTAATTTTCTTCTAGTCAAAACTATGATGTATTTAAATATACAACCATATTTATAACAAAAGTAACAATCAActatttttaaatttattttttaaaataatgattACATTTCTataaactttttaaaaaaaaaaaaatatcaattttGATCATTAATGTGAATTTAGCTTTTTTTATTAAATGAAAGTCTTTATGATTTTTTTTACTTTAAATATTAAATTTTGCTTAGTTATTTTTTTTACAGTACTTCCTTTAGTTACTTAATATGATGACACTTTAATTAAGAATATGTTAATAATTGTATTAGATTATTTATATGTaacaatttatttaatttataaTTCTGTGTAAAAAATTATTTGTTACAATTAAAGTCGGAGGAAGTACACCACTCTCAAAAAAAAAATTTACGTTGTATTAttctaaccaaaatacaaaaataattgATAAAAAGATTAGTAAATGTAAATCTATTTATATATTTATAATTAGTTTATATAAACATCAAAATATGACAATTATTATAAAAATAGAAAACAAATGCATTTCAatacataattttttttaaataaaataaatacgTATAAAACAATCATTTAAGCACAAAGTATATTTAAGAAAAATCCAATTGTTAAAAAAgtataaaaaaaaaatttaatcaaagatatatatatatatatatatatatatatatatatatatatatatatatatatatatatatatatatatatatatatatatatatatatatatatatatattggtcCTTGTTTGCATTTTAAATAATTGGTCCCCCTATTATAAAATTAGCGATTTTGATCCCTTAATTTTGATGGCCTTTAAATTTTGATGGcctttaatattttaataattttttagagaaataataatttaaattgatatttaattaattaaaattttagaAAAGTATCCAAGGTCTAAAGTTCATTTCATTGCAAGATAGGTTTAACTTTTAAAGACTCACTTCCATTCCAACCCCTTATACAATACACTATGCTTGATAAAGCTTTATAAATCCTTCCATAATATAAGAAGAAAACGATGTGAGACTTTGCAAATGCATGAGTAGCAGTAGAAAGCTTGGTTGGATGATAAACATGACATAGAAAACTTGTTCTGCTTCACTAACTGGGGCATAGTATAATAAGGCATTTCAACCATCAATATATTACACTGAACAATGAGTATCAATTCATTGTAACTTCTAGCATGTTCCTCGTTAAAATCTAGTAAAACAACTTTCTTGATGCATGGTGGAATACTTTGTAAATCTACCTTTCTATCATTAATAAGGCATTTCTGAAGTAAATTCAACAGGCGAGATCAACCTTCTTCCATCTCTGCCTCAAACAGCCTAAGCACGCCGACATCCTATGACTTTTGATTCAGCCCATAGGCTTCTTCATGAAGGAACCTTAACAATGGTTGTAGATGTGTAAGTTGGTTGTTATGAGTGTTAGGTGTTGGAGTTCCAGTTAGTATCGATCAATTTGAAGCAACTAGTGAAATAGCCATTTGTAACTTGTTTGTTAAGCTCAGACTTGAGCCAAGAGTATGCCCATCGTCTAAAATTATCCTAAACCAATGCACTTGCATTACAGAACTCCTCTTATGTGGCCCCCACTCTGCACTCAAACGACTAAATATAGTGATGACAACATCATAATCCCAGGAAAGAGAGTGTGTAGATGGTTTCTGATGATCTTTCCCATTTATGCTTTCCAATGATTGACCAAGTTTGTAGGAACAACTACCATGTTTGTGGCCTATCTGGTGGATCTGCCAACGTACCTTGTGTCTTTATGATAAGAGAAAGAGTTGTTACAGTCTTACCCAATCCAGGTTCGTCACAAAACATTCCTCCGCGAAAATCTTTGATGGTAGGAGCTTCCCCGATGACTATATCACCAGATACAATATTAACATGAAAACTAAAGTCATCGTCAGTTGAAAGAGCTACATATAAAAGATGTGGCAAAAGTTCAGCATTTCGCTCACGGTGCAACATCCAATCAACTGTTGCATGCTGATGAGGAAACAAATTTAACTTTGTACAAGGCATTACAAATGATTTTAATAAACCAAACTTTGATTTACATCCAGTAGCATTAATCCAGTAGCATTTGCAAAGTCCCCCATCGTTTTCTTATTGTATTATGAAAGAGTTTATAAAGCTTGATCAAGTATAGTGTATTGCATAAGTGGGTTGAAATGGAAGTGGGTCTTTGAGAGGTAAACATATCTTGCTATTAAATGGACTCTAGGCCTCGTATACTTTTccaaaattttaattaattaaatatcaatttaaattATTAATTCTTTAAAACATTATTAACAATATTAAATTagttaaaaatattattaaatattaaaatatccTAGTCATCAATGACAggtaattaaaaataatttttttattctAATCATCATTGCCATGTATGCAAAAATGGAGGGGACCACAAAAATCCAAAGGCCATCAAAATTAAAGAATCAAAATCACTGGTTTTG includes these proteins:
- the LOC127118908 gene encoding ethylene-responsive transcription factor ERF014, with product MVKTEINKINKEKSKPMQQKTLTSSSSSTSTNASNEMKKKYKGVRMRSWGSWVSEIRAPNQKTRIWLGSYSTAEAAARAYDAALLCLKGSSASNLNFPLENSSHFIPQDNIAMSPKSIQRVAAAAAAADAASAAATAACGGVDSKNNEIVISTSPTSPPNPISPSSLVSSPSMSCSPSDQIDDDVSLFSSFGAYTNDHQATSESMAMNMMDCWYGFDGLESPQHFDQMLNGSLFDIDSTQVLVDDWYEEGDINLWSFY